The nucleotide window TATTATTTCTCCAAGCAATGGATTTCAACTCGATACCCAATTACCCGGCGACAAATCGATTTCACATCGTGCGGCACTGATCGCAGCATTAGCCGAAGGTGAATCGACAATAACCAATTATTCCAACGGCCGTGATTGTTTGAGTACGCTGAATTGTCTAAAGCAGCTTGGAATAAAAATCGAAACGTCGCAGAACGAATTAAAAATTTCTGGAAAAGGTTTGAAAGGTTTTCAGGCGCCGTCGGAACCTTTGGATTGTGGTAATTCGGGAACGACGGCTCGATTGTTGGCAGGGGTTCTTGCCGGACAGAATTTTGATTCAATTTTGACCGGCGATGAATCATTATCCGGAAGGCCGATGCAGCGGATTATCGATCCGCTCTGTCTGATGGGCGCTGACATTCGCGGCACTTCATCCGGAACTTTGCCGTTGACAATCCGCGGAAAAAAATTAAAGTCCATCGAATTTTCAATGCCGGTTGCCAGCGCACAAGTTAAATCGTGTTTATTGCTGGCCGGACTTTTGGCTGAAGGAAAAACAATTATACGCGAGGCTATACCAACGCGCGATCACACGGAACGGATGTTACACAATGTCACGATCGAACATCACGAAACATTTGCCGATATTTCAATTCGCGGCGGAGTACCCATCGCGCCAAAAAACATTTCAATTCCGGCTGATTTGTCTTCGGCGGCGTTTTTTATCGTTGCCGGCTTATTGACATCCAATTCCGATATTTGTTTGCGTAACGTTACATTAAATCCGACGCGAACGGCGTTTCTTGATGTTTTAGAATCGGCCGGCGCGCTGATTTCAATTGAAAATAAATCAGAAATGCATTCTGAGCCCGTTGGCGACATTCGGATAATTTCGCAGACCCGACATTTCAAACCTTTACAATTATCCGGCAATATTATTCCTCGGATAATTGACGAAATACCCATATTGGCTATTTTTGGAACGCGCGCCGGAATTGAAATAAAAGACGCCAAAGAATTGCGATATAAAGAGACTGATCGCATCCACGCTATAGTGACTAATCTACGCGCTATGAAGTTGCGGGTTGATGAATTTGATGACGGCTTCAAAGTTTTTCCGTCAATGCTACACGGAGCTAGCATAGACAGTTACGGCGATCATCGTATTGCTATGAGCTTTGCAGTGGCCGGCTCAATCGCCGACGGAACGACCATGATCAATAATTCTGAATGCGTAAACATTTCTTTTCCCAATTTTTTTAATTATTTTCAATCGTCCGTTGCAATGTCGCTACAATGAAATTTCATATATGTTAACCTCCGGAGGAACTCATGCCTAAAGAAAAAGTTAAAGCGTCAGACGAGAAAGTCAAAATCGGTATTATCGGTTGCGGAGCCATAGCACAGATTATCCATTTTCCCGTGTTATCAAAGATGGAAGACGTTGAGATTGTTGCAATCGCGGACACAGACAAAACCAAAGTAGAGACATTAGCGGACAAATATAAAATCGGACGCTATTTTACCGATCATGAAAAGTTACTCGCGTTAGATGATATTGACGGCGTACATATCTGTACACCGAATAATCTTCACGAACCGCTTACCATTGAAGCGCTCAGTGCCGGCAAACATGTGATGGTTGAAAAGCCGATCAGTCGTTCCTACGATGAAGCACGCCGGATGGCCGATGAAGCAAAAAAACGTAAAAAAAACTTAATGGTCGGTATGAATCATCGGTTTCGTCCCGATGCCATGGTGCTGAAAAATTTTGTTAAAGGCAAAGAGCTTGGGAAAATCTTTTATACTAAAGCGGGCTGGTTGCGCCGCCGGGGAAGTTGGAACGAATCGGAATGGGCTAAGAAAAAACAGATGGCCGGCGGAGGTGTGTTTATGGATCTGGGCATTCCCATGCTGGATCTGTCGATCTGGTTGATGGATAATCCCAAAGTAAAAAGCGTTTTCAGTACGATGTACAATCATTATCAAAAAGAAGGTATCGAAGATTCAGCCGCGTTAATGATTCGCTTTGACAATGACGCCATGCTGAATCTGGAAGTCAGTTGGACACTGCTGATGGAAAATGATTTTATGTATACTAATCTTTTCGGAACTTTAGGCGGAGCCTTGTTGAATCCGCTCCGAATACATAAAGAAATGCACGGCAATCTCGTCAACGTAACTCCTACCAAAATGGAAAAGCCGGAAAACAATTACAGGAAATCGTATGAATACGAAATAAAGCATTTTGTCGAATGTATTAAGCACAATCGCCCGGTGATGTCCAGTGGCGAAGAGGCTGCCGAAGTGATGCGGGTTGCCGAGGCTATCTATCAATCGGCGAAAGAGAAAAAAGAGATTGTCTTGAAGTAATGTTCAAAAAACTTAAAATCGGACTCGCACTAGGAAGCGGCGGAGCCCGTGGTTTGGCGCATATTGGTGTGCTGAAAGTTCTTGAGCGTGAAAAAATTCCGATTCACGTCATTACCGGCAGTAATATCGGGGCCGTTGTCGGCGGCATGTATGCACAACAGCCCGACATCCGAAAAGTCGAAAATAAAATACAGGTTTTTTTTTCCGGAGAGGATTTCAAAAAAACCGGACTGCAGTTATTCAAGCAGGAAATTCAACCGGAAAATTTTTTCGGACAAATTGCACGCCGCAGCGATGATGGTCTATCGATCCAATGGGACAAAAAACGTGTTTCGCTGATGAAACAGAATCGTTTGGGTATGATCATTGAACATCTGCTGGGTGATAGGCTGATTGAAAATACAAGAATCAAATTTGCTCCGGTTGCAACGAATTTAGAAACGGGCGAAATCGTTGTTTTCAGGAGCGGTAGTATGCGTGAAGCCGTAAAAGCCAGCGCGTCTATTCCGGGTTTTCTTCCACCGATGCAGTATCGCGACATGGTGCTGGTTGACGGTGCTGTTTCAGCTTCGATCCCAGTTGAACCAGCTTTCAGCCTCGGAGCCGATTTTGTGATCGCCGTAAACGTTGGCCGCTCGCTCGAACATGAGATTATGCCTTCCAATGTTATCGACATCCTCTTTCGTACCAATCTCATTACATCATTGCGCAATGATATCATGGCCTGTGAAAAAGCAAATGTAGTCATCAAGCCTGACGTTGGTCACATTCATTGGGCGGATTTTGAAAAACTTTCGGAGTTAATAGCTGCGGGGGAAAAGTACACTGAAACCGCTGTCGAAATTATTAAGATGGGGATTCGGAAAAACAGCGGCAGGTTTGTGAAATATGAGTTTGAAAAGACAGAGGCTAAGTAAATAAACTGTTAATGAGTTGGAAATAATTTTTTAAATTATTTTCTATTCTAAATTTCTCTTTCGCATATTGAAAGTTAGAGCGGAGCATTTGCAACAACTCTTTTTCCGAGGTTAACTCAATTCGAGTTAACGTTTCAGTAAGATCGCCTGATTTATTGAGATCAATTAGAAATCCTCTGTTTTCCAACAGATCCCTGTTGGTTGGGATATCGGATGCAATACAGATTTTGCCATATTTGAATGATTCTAAAATGACATTGGCACAACCTTCTTCCAAGGAGGGTAATACAACAACGTCAGCATCTTCATAAAGATTATGAATGTTTTTTGTGAAATCTATAAACGAAACTCTGCCGCTCATTTGATTGAGTTTCACAAATTGTTTCAATTCATGATAATATCGCACATGCTGTTGTCTTCCAACTAAAACGATCTCGTATTGGGTCGTATTTTTAAGCGATTCCAGTACATACATTTGATTCTTAAAAGGATGGATACGGGCAATGACATATAATTTTTTTAGTGGTCGAGGCAATTGCCATGATGGCTCCCTTTCAATTTCAATACCGTTTGGGATATACCAAATTTTACTTTTTTTAACTCCTATGGTTGTTAAGTATTGATTAGTCAGCAATGCATTCGTAGAAATCGCATGAGCACTGTTATAAAACCATGCCAAATATTTCTTTTCTAATAAAACTGGAGTGGCAGTTCTGGACGAAAAAAGCACTTTGGCTCCGAGCATCTTAAATAATGGAATAAACAAAGACATTGTAAATCCTTGAAAAATAAATAACCGTTTGTTGCATGGCTGTGTATAGTGAAAAAAGATGAACTCATACGACAATTTTATGCAATAAAAAAAGTAACGCAATAATTTCGTGACTTCATTACGAATAAGCCAAAAATTAAGACATGTAATTCTATATTCGATATTATTTTTTTTCAACATTTCAATATCATCAGGGTCAAGCTGTTGAAAACTCCAGAGACTGACCTTCATCAATTTTGATAAACCTACGGCCAAAAGACGAAATTGAGTTTCGGCGCCACCATGTCTAAATACCGGCATAATGATCATAATTTCGGTGTCAGCGTTTTTTAAGGAATCAGAATGTTGCATAAACCAGTTGGTTTGATTGAACGAGTTTATCTTCGACTCATATATTATTTAATACTAAACCATTTCCGATCGTGGACGGTACTTTTCCGTCGAAATTTTTGGTATTTAATTAATTTTTGCTCTCCAATCAAAATAAATTTTCTAAAGAAAAAAATACTGTCACTCAATACATCCTATCAAGTTTGGGATGGCGTATTTACAAAACCAATTGAAAAATATTTTACTATCTCATTATGTACAGTATGCATGGGAAGACTGGATCATGTCAAACAGACATTAATTAAAAATATTCGTGATAATGAGCATTATCCTAAATTAGAATTTCTATTGTTAAACTACAACAGTAATGACGGATTGCACGAGTGGGTCTTGTCTGAAATGAAGCAGTTTATGGACAACGGACGACTGAAATATTATCATACGCATTATCCTATTAGTTTTAATGCCTCACACTCAAAAAATATCGCTTTTAAATTTGCTTCGGGAGAAATAGTTTATAACGTCGATGCGGACAACTTTATCGGAGTAGGATTTGCAACGCATCTTAATAAATTGGCCAACGAAAACCCGCACAAATCTATTTTTGGGAATGGCTTTAGATTTATCGAGGGAAGGATTGGTTTCTTTAAACAAGAATTCATTGAGCTATTGGGAGGTTTTGATGAAAGCTTTGAATCGTATGGTCATGAAGATATGGATATTCTTGAACGAGCATGGCGTCTTGGTTTTAAATTAATGTGGTTTGATAAAGAATATTTTAATGGAATTGACCACAGCGACGCCTTAAGAGTTGCTAATTTCATGAATAAAGATTTAAGAGACAGCTCTTTTAAGAACAGGGTTCGATCATTTAATAATATTTGTCATAAAAAATATCAAGCTAACGAGTTCCGTCAGTGGGGAGTTGTAAAAGACTTGCCAATTGAAAGTCGCCGATAGCCTCTGTTGGTAAAACAATAAAACAGAATCAGCAATAATGTTTCACAAATAAGAGTCGACCAGACAGCGGCTTTCCATGAATAAATTGGAATAAAAAGTAGATTGAGTATTACGTTAACTACCGTAGCAATGAATTGACCAAAGACTCGCATCCGCTGCAGACCCGATGCCGCCAACACTTCGCCTAAAACCATGTGCACGCTTTGTAATATTGGTAAAACGGTCAAATACCGAAGAACCTGCGCGCTTTCAGTATATTCCTTTCCTAAAATCCATGACAAATAGGGGCACGAAATGAAAACTATAATCGCTGCGAATATTCCGATGCCGATTGAATAGGACATCGAGCGATTGCCTAGAATTCTGGCTGTCGGGAAACCAACTCGAAAAAAATGCGGCGCTTGAGAAGCTACAAAACTTTGAATAGGCATAATGAACATTATTACGATCTTATAGGCTGCGTTATAAATTCCGTTAACCACCGATGAGTGAATATTTGTAAGTAAGATTTTATCGCTATCGGTGTATAGACTTTGCAGTATTGACCCGATTGCAAACGGGAAACCCAATTTGATAGTTGATAAAGGAACAAGAGTTGATTTTTTTGGAAGTCCGAAATGATGAATAAAGAAAAATAGGTCTATTAAAGTCACGACAAGATTGGTTGCTAAATAAATGTTCGCCCAAGCTTCTATTGATAAGGGATCAACCAAAAACATGCCGATTAAAACGGCCGCTAATTTACTTGACCCGTAAATGGCATTGGACATTGATGTCATTTCTAATTGCTCGAGCGCCTGAAATATGACGCCAACATTCAAATGAATCCTAAATAAAACACATTCACTGAAAACAATTGCAAAAATAATCCACCAGCTGCTATTGGATTCGTTAAACAAGAGAAGGCCGGAAATTGTAACAAAGCCGCTGATTGGGATTCCTAAAACGATGATGAGAAAAATTGAATGTCCAAGCATTGACCTGTGCTGGGACGGATCTTTGGATAAATGAGACATGATGACGCCATTGAGGCCTAAACCAGAAAGTGGAGCAACCACTGATGCTAAGGCCACGATTCCCATGAACAGACCAAATCCTGATCGCCCCAAGGTTCTGGCTAAAAAAATTGTAAACACACTTGTAGTAAGGATCCTTACTATGTGACCCGATATCATCCACAGTGTATTTTGAACAATTTTCTTCTGCAATCAACCATCCCAACATGGATTAGCGTTTTTAAATCTGTTTCCCAAAAAAATACTGTCTGGGACAAGTTCAAGGGTCACTTAATTATTAAAACGGAAAGTGAATAGGCAGGCATACGTTTACAATTTAATTACTCTCACTTGCTGGATCTGTTTGGGAGTCTTTTTAAAGACTTTGAAAGATAATTTTTGAAATTCAATGCTTTCGCCAACGGCAGGGATATGACCGAAACGATCATTTAAAAAGCCCGCCAAAGTTTCGTAATCCGCGTCGTCTGGCAATGTAACCTGGAATTGATGATTGAAATCAGTAATGCGCATCTTTGCATTAACGGTAAAGCTTCCGTCAGGATTGGATTCAAAATCTTTCTTTTCTTCGTCGTACTCGTCCTGAATTTGTCCCACGATTCTCTCTAAGATATTTTCCATAGTTACAATACCGCTTGTACCGCCGAATTCGTCGATCACAATACCCATGTGGACGCGTTGCTGCATAAAATCCTGCATTACACGATTGATGCTGGTCGTCTCCGGGGCAAAATACAAAGGCCGTAAAATTTTTTCGAGATCGGTATCTTGCGCACTAAGATCGATCTTAAAAAGATCTTTTACATATAAAATTCCTGCAAGCGTGTCAATAGTATCGCGAAAAACCGGGATTCGCGTGAAACCGCTTTCAACAGCCAGTTTGAAATTTTCTTGAAATCCGTTTGCCAGGTCTAATGCAAAAACTTCCGTTCGCGGAACCATGATTTCTTTAACAGTCGTTTCGGTGAAATTAAAAATATTTTCAATCAACTTGTATTCAGTTGCATCGATGACGCCGCTCTTTTTTCCATCCGCAATGAGCAGCCGTATTTCCTCTTCAGAATGAGTTAATTGCTCGCCGGCAGGATGAATACCGATCAGACGAAGTATTAAATTTGCACTGCCGTTGAGTAAAAAAATGAACGGTTTGAACACAACATAAAATAATTTGAGCGGGAAAGCGATGCCAAGCGTAATCGATTGAGGATATTGGATCGCCGCCGATTTAGGAGCTAGTTCACCCAAGGTAATGTGCAAAAAAGTAATAATGGAAAAGCCGACTGTAAACGATATCGCGTGGATGACATTCGGGTTGGTCACGCCGATGAAATCGATCAACGGTTGTATCATGCGGGAAACAGCCGGTTCACCGATCCAGCCCAAACCGATGCTGGCGATCGTAATCCCCAATTGCGTGGCCGATAAATAAGCGTCTAAGTGTGTAATCAGATCCTTGGCAAGTTTGGCGCGGCGGTCGTTAGCCTGGATCAGCGTTTCAATCTGTGTCGAACGCACTTTGACAATGGCAAATTCAGCCGCTACAAAAAAACCGTTGGCGAAAACGAGCAACAAAACCGCTATAATTTCAAAAAACACACATCTCCTGAATTTTAGTTATAAAATACAAAAGGTAATCCGTACAGATTACCTCTGAAAAATAATTCCTGTTTAATTTTTGTTATCGCCGGCTTTTGATAAATTCATCAACGATTTTATTAATTTCTTTTTCAGAAAGTCCTTTTGAGCCGAACGTTACAGATGTTTCGGTTTTTTTAACGGTAGTTTTTTTAGGCCGGGAATCGAAAGCCGGAATATTTTTTTTCGGCGAGGTTTCGGAATGTGAAGAAGAAACTGAAGCCTTACCGTGAACGAGCGACGACGTAAACGGGCGAATTTCAAAAGCCAGGCGTTTGATATTGATCAAGTGGTTTGGCATGATATTGTCAGTTGTAATCGATCCGCCGAGCGTACCCGGGCCTAATGTCATCGATGGCGCTACACCGGTTGTATAACCGACGGCGCCCAGAGTCGCGACCGTATTGACGCAAATCCGGAAAGCCGGTTTCTCAAGCCCGAATTTCATAATCACATCCTGATTGGTCGAATGAATCGACATCGTGTGGCCGATACCGCCAAAGTTAAGAATTTTGATACACAACTCGCATCCGGCTTCCCATCCATCGACAAAAAACATGGCTAAAACCGGCGATAATTTTTCAGCCGAAAGCGGATCGGATTTTCCAACTTCTTTACAGGGGACGACCAGGATCGTCGTGTTCTCAGGAACAGACAATCCGGCTTTTTGTGCAATTATATGAGCCGGAAGGCCAATTATTTCAGTATTGAGTCGGCCGGTCGGAAACATGAGCTTTTGCAATTTAGCTTTTTCATCGTCATTGCAGACGTAGGCACGGTTATTTTTTAATTCCGTCAGAACCTGCTCTTTGAGTGACATATCGGCAACCAATGAATTTTCCGAAGAGCACAATAATCCGTAATCAAAACATTTACCGGCAACAATATCAGCAACGGCCTTTTTTACATTCGCCGTTTTTTCAATGAAAGCCGGCACATTGCCGGAACCGACTCCTAGTGCGGGCTTGCCGGAACTGTATGCTTCACGGACAATGTTGGGGCCGCCTGTCGCTAGAATGACGGAAGTTTCCGGCGCTTTCATTAACGCTTGGGTTCCTTCGAGCGTCGGATGTTCAATATAGGTGATTAATCCGTGAGGCGCGCCATTCCACTCTGCTGCTTTGCGAAGAATTTCAGCTGCTTCAACCGTGCACTTGGCCGCTCTCGGATGCGGCGCAATGGCAATACCATTACCGGATTTGAGCGTGATCAAAATTTTGTACATCACGGTTGACGTCGGATTGGTCGTCGGAATAATTGCCGCGACGACGCCCATCGGTACGGCAATTTCATATAATTTCCGTTTTTCATCGTGATGGATAATCCCGACAGTTTTCATATCTTTGATGTAATCGTAGACGTCACGTGTTCCGAATTGGTTCTTTACAATTTTGTCTTCATAGCGGCCCATCCGTGTTTCTTCGGCAGCCATTTTGGCCAATCGGTCTGCTGCCTCAAAACCGGCATCAGCCATAGCTTTGACGATTTTGTCAACCTGTGCTTGCGAAAATTTGGCAAACTCAAGCTGAGCCGCTTTCGCCTTACGCACGGCATCGCGTGCTTCCTGTATTGCGAGAAGATCCTTGTCCATATTGTTTGGAATGATTAAATAACTCGTCAAAAAACTGGGTTCAATATAGAAATTCAAACGGTGAGTATCAATAAAAATAAGGCTGTTCGACCATAAGTGCCGAACAGCCTTTGCAAAATTCGCACAGCTTAACCGGCTAAAGCTTTGTCAATTTGAGCTTGCGAACAGTAGCCTTTGGCGACCAGAACTTCACCGATTTTTTTACCGCTGGCTTTTTGTTCGGCCAGTGCTTCATCCAACTGGGCTTTGGTAATGACACCTGAGTTAACGAGTGTGTCTCCTAACATTGCCATGGGATTGCTCCTTTTCTTATAGTTATTTAATGAGTGAGTTAATGGGTATAAAATTTTTTTCCTAATTGTTGCATCTGTCGGAGGTAATCACAGGGTTTGAAACGCTCTCCGAACGTCTGTGATAACCGATCCAACGCGCTGACTATTTTATCCAAGCCTTCCGTGTCTGCATATCGTAATAAACCGCCGAAGAATGGAGGAAATCCTGTTCCGAAAATCATTCCAATATCGACGTCTTCCGGTTTTTCGACAATGCCTTCTGTAAGACACATCGCTGCTTCATTGATCATTGCGTACGTCATTCGTTGAATCATGTTTTCAGACGAAATTCCAGTTGTAGGTTTGGGCTGGATTAAGGAATAAACTGTCGGATCAATGATTGGTTTTCCGTTATTATGTTTATAAAAGCCCAAACCACCCTTTTTGCCGAGCCGTTTGTCGTTGTATAATTTCTCGACTGCGTGCGAGCCCTGAACACGATTACCGAAGGCTTCCTGAAAAATATGGCCAACTTTATAAGCGACGTCGATTCCGACTTCATCGAGCAATAAGCACGGTCCCATCGGCATACCGAAATCGGTCATGGTTTTATCAAGAGTTTCGATGCTCACGCCTTCTTCAAGCAGAAACCCCGCTTCGTTAAGATAAGGCATGAGGAGGCGATTGACCAAAAATCCAGGACCGTCTTTAACGACGATCGGCGTTTTGCCGATTTTTTTTGAAAATTGATAAATGGCGGCAACGGTTTCATCAGAAGTATGTCGGCCCCGGATAATTTCAACAAGAGGCATTCGATGAACCGGATTAAAAAAATGCATACCGATAAAATTTTCAGGACGTTTACAGGCCGTAGCCATTTCAGTGATCGAGAGAGACGATGTATTGGAAGCAATGATCGTGTCTGTATTGACATGCGCGTCGAGTTCGGCGATGACTTTTTTCTTGATATCCATATTTTCAACGATCGCTTCGACCACAAGTTCAGTGCGTTTAAATCCTTCATAATTTAACGAACCCGAAATGAACGACATCTTACGGTCTAATTCCATTTTCGTGATTCGTTTTCGTTTCAATTGCTTGTCAAACACCTTTCGGGCCGATGACAATCCAAGGCCGATCGCCTGATGGTTAATATCTTTGAGACGGACATCGACGTCATTAGCCGCAAAAAGTTGTGCAATACCTCCACCCATAACGCCCGCACCGAGAACGCCGGTATATTGAAAATCTTTCGCTTTGATGCTGTTTTTTGAAACGCCATTGCTTTTTTTTATGAGCTCGGTCAGATAATAGATCCGGATCAGGTTTTTTGAAATGGGTGTTACGATCATTTCACCGAGATACCGGGCTTCGATTTTCAATCCCTCGGATAGCGATTTTGAAAAACCTTCTTTAACGGCCTGCAATGCGCAAAGCGGGGCGGGGTAATGGCCCTTGGTTTGTTTCAACACACTTTTCCGCGCTTGGCTATAGATCAAACCTTTGCCGGGACCTTCAAGTAAACGGTTGACAAGCCCTTTGACTTTTCGCCGTTCAATGTATTTTTGTTTTTTGCCGGATATGATTTCGTTCACAAATTCTTCGGCGTATTTTTCTGGAAACGACGCCGGCACGACTTTGTCTACTAAAGCGTTTTTATAAGCGCGGCCGGCGTCAAGCGCTTTTCCTGTCAGGATTAATTGTAATGACCGTTGCAATCCGATCAGTCGAGGCATTCGTTGTGTGCCTCCAAAACCCGGAACGATGCCGAGCATCACTTCCGGTAAACCGATACGTGTTTTCGGATGATCGGTCGCAAGTCTGTAATGACACGCTAAAGCGAGCTCGGTCCCGCCTCCCATACATGCGCCGTTGATCAGGCAAACAACGGGAAATGGCAATCGTTCGATTTTAGTAAAGATTGCTTGTCCGGCGGAAGCGGCCGCTTCGCCGACTTTTGCATCCGTGATGTTTTTGATTTCATCAATATCCGCTCCGACGATAAATATACCATCCTTGGCGCTGGAGATAACGCAAGCTTTGATCGTAGGAGCATTTTGCTGCAACCAATCGGCCACGCGGTCCAGTGATTGCATGACCGGTGTGGACAGTTTATTAAACTTTTCAGCAGGATAATCAAAAATGAGATGGGCAATCTCATTTTCGATTTTCAGAGTAATTCCAAATAAGTTTTCCATGTCTTACTCCTCTTTTTAGAGGACAGTCAATTTTTAAACTATCATGAGTCATAACTAATTCGAT belongs to bacterium and includes:
- a CDS encoding patatin-like phospholipase family protein; this encodes MFKKLKIGLALGSGGARGLAHIGVLKVLEREKIPIHVITGSNIGAVVGGMYAQQPDIRKVENKIQVFFSGEDFKKTGLQLFKQEIQPENFFGQIARRSDDGLSIQWDKKRVSLMKQNRLGMIIEHLLGDRLIENTRIKFAPVATNLETGEIVVFRSGSMREAVKASASIPGFLPPMQYRDMVLVDGAVSASIPVEPAFSLGADFVIAVNVGRSLEHEIMPSNVIDILFRTNLITSLRNDIMACEKANVVIKPDVGHIHWADFEKLSELIAAGEKYTETAVEIIKMGIRKNSGRFVKYEFEKTEAK
- a CDS encoding Gfo/Idh/MocA family oxidoreductase; the encoded protein is MPKEKVKASDEKVKIGIIGCGAIAQIIHFPVLSKMEDVEIVAIADTDKTKVETLADKYKIGRYFTDHEKLLALDDIDGVHICTPNNLHEPLTIEALSAGKHVMVEKPISRSYDEARRMADEAKKRKKNLMVGMNHRFRPDAMVLKNFVKGKELGKIFYTKAGWLRRRGSWNESEWAKKKQMAGGGVFMDLGIPMLDLSIWLMDNPKVKSVFSTMYNHYQKEGIEDSAALMIRFDNDAMLNLEVSWTLLMENDFMYTNLFGTLGGALLNPLRIHKEMHGNLVNVTPTKMEKPENNYRKSYEYEIKHFVECIKHNRPVMSSGEEAAEVMRVAEAIYQSAKEKKEIVLK
- a CDS encoding oligosaccharide flippase family protein, with translation MQKKIVQNTLWMISGHIVRILTTSVFTIFLARTLGRSGFGLFMGIVALASVVAPLSGLGLNGVIMSHLSKDPSQHRSMLGHSIFLIIVLGIPISGFVTISGLLLFNESNSSWWIIFAIVFSECVLFRIHLNVGVIFQALEQLEMTSMSNAIYGSSKLAAVLIGMFLVDPLSIEAWANIYLATNLVVTLIDLFFFIHHFGLPKKSTLVPLSTIKLGFPFAIGSILQSLYTDSDKILLTNIHSSVVNGIYNAAYKIVIMFIMPIQSFVASQAPHFFRVGFPTARILGNRSMSYSIGIGIFAAIIVFISCPYLSWILGKEYTESAQVLRYLTVLPILQSVHMVLGEVLAASGLQRMRVFGQFIATVVNVILNLLFIPIYSWKAAVWSTLICETLLLILFYCFTNRGYRRLSIGKSFTTPH
- a CDS encoding hemolysin family protein; translation: MFFEIIAVLLLVFANGFFVAAEFAIVKVRSTQIETLIQANDRRAKLAKDLITHLDAYLSATQLGITIASIGLGWIGEPAVSRMIQPLIDFIGVTNPNVIHAISFTVGFSIITFLHITLGELAPKSAAIQYPQSITLGIAFPLKLFYVVFKPFIFLLNGSANLILRLIGIHPAGEQLTHSEEEIRLLIADGKKSGVIDATEYKLIENIFNFTETTVKEIMVPRTEVFALDLANGFQENFKLAVESGFTRIPVFRDTIDTLAGILYVKDLFKIDLSAQDTDLEKILRPLYFAPETTSINRVMQDFMQQRVHMGIVIDEFGGTSGIVTMENILERIVGQIQDEYDEEKKDFESNPDGSFTVNAKMRITDFNHQFQVTLPDDADYETLAGFLNDRFGHIPAVGESIEFQKLSFKVFKKTPKQIQQVRVIKL
- the aroA gene encoding 3-phosphoshikimate 1-carboxyvinyltransferase; protein product: MDAIISPSNGFQLDTQLPGDKSISHRAALIAALAEGESTITNYSNGRDCLSTLNCLKQLGIKIETSQNELKISGKGLKGFQAPSEPLDCGNSGTTARLLAGVLAGQNFDSILTGDESLSGRPMQRIIDPLCLMGADIRGTSSGTLPLTIRGKKLKSIEFSMPVASAQVKSCLLLAGLLAEGKTIIREAIPTRDHTERMLHNVTIEHHETFADISIRGGVPIAPKNISIPADLSSAAFFIVAGLLTSNSDICLRNVTLNPTRTAFLDVLESAGALISIENKSEMHSEPVGDIRIISQTRHFKPLQLSGNIIPRIIDEIPILAIFGTRAGIEIKDAKELRYKETDRIHAIVTNLRAMKLRVDEFDDGFKVFPSMLHGASIDSYGDHRIAMSFAVAGSIADGTTMINNSECVNISFPNFFNYFQSSVAMSLQ
- a CDS encoding glycosyltransferase family 4 protein, which translates into the protein MQHSDSLKNADTEIMIIMPVFRHGGAETQFRLLAVGLSKLMKVSLWSFQQLDPDDIEMLKKNNIEYRITCLNFWLIRNEVTKLLRYFFYCIKLSYEFIFFHYTQPCNKRLFIFQGFTMSLFIPLFKMLGAKVLFSSRTATPVLLEKKYLAWFYNSAHAISTNALLTNQYLTTIGVKKSKIWYIPNGIEIEREPSWQLPRPLKKLYVIARIHPFKNQMYVLESLKNTTQYEIVLVGRQQHVRYYHELKQFVKLNQMSGRVSFIDFTKNIHNLYEDADVVVLPSLEEGCANVILESFKYGKICIASDIPTNRDLLENRGFLIDLNKSGDLTETLTRIELTSEKELLQMLRSNFQYAKEKFRIENNLKNYFQLINSLFT
- a CDS encoding glycosyltransferase, with protein sequence MLHKPVGLIERVYLRLIYYLILNHFRSWTVLFRRNFWYLINFCSPIKINFLKKKILSLNTSYQVWDGVFTKPIEKYFTISLCTVCMGRLDHVKQTLIKNIRDNEHYPKLEFLLLNYNSNDGLHEWVLSEMKQFMDNGRLKYYHTHYPISFNASHSKNIAFKFASGEIVYNVDADNFIGVGFATHLNKLANENPHKSIFGNGFRFIEGRIGFFKQEFIELLGGFDESFESYGHEDMDILERAWRLGFKLMWFDKEYFNGIDHSDALRVANFMNKDLRDSSFKNRVRSFNNICHKKYQANEFRQWGVVKDLPIESRR
- a CDS encoding aldehyde dehydrogenase family protein encodes the protein MDKDLLAIQEARDAVRKAKAAQLEFAKFSQAQVDKIVKAMADAGFEAADRLAKMAAEETRMGRYEDKIVKNQFGTRDVYDYIKDMKTVGIIHHDEKRKLYEIAVPMGVVAAIIPTTNPTSTVMYKILITLKSGNGIAIAPHPRAAKCTVEAAEILRKAAEWNGAPHGLITYIEHPTLEGTQALMKAPETSVILATGGPNIVREAYSSGKPALGVGSGNVPAFIEKTANVKKAVADIVAGKCFDYGLLCSSENSLVADMSLKEQVLTELKNNRAYVCNDDEKAKLQKLMFPTGRLNTEIIGLPAHIIAQKAGLSVPENTTILVVPCKEVGKSDPLSAEKLSPVLAMFFVDGWEAGCELCIKILNFGGIGHTMSIHSTNQDVIMKFGLEKPAFRICVNTVATLGAVGYTTGVAPSMTLGPGTLGGSITTDNIMPNHLINIKRLAFEIRPFTSSLVHGKASVSSSHSETSPKKNIPAFDSRPKKTTVKKTETSVTFGSKGLSEKEINKIVDEFIKSRR